The following coding sequences lie in one Oceanicola sp. 502str15 genomic window:
- the lspA gene encoding signal peptidase II encodes MRWLGLSALVAFAIDQASKWFVFHWLGLWERGRIDVMDPLLVFRPGINEGINFGLFGGGSGAQRIILIAISLVLCTALLVWAWRSFNTARAFASAGLVIGGALANALDRVIYPGVLDFLNMSCCGFTNPFLFNLADVFIFAGAFGLILWTGEKKAADEGRETR; translated from the coding sequence ATGCGTTGGCTCGGGCTCTCCGCGCTGGTGGCCTTCGCCATCGATCAGGCCAGCAAGTGGTTCGTGTTCCACTGGCTCGGCCTCTGGGAGCGCGGGCGGATCGACGTGATGGACCCGCTGCTGGTGTTTCGTCCCGGTATCAACGAGGGCATCAACTTTGGCCTCTTCGGTGGCGGATCGGGCGCGCAGCGGATCATCCTGATCGCCATCTCTCTGGTGCTCTGCACGGCCCTGCTCGTCTGGGCCTGGCGCAGCTTTAACACCGCCCGCGCCTTCGCCTCCGCCGGGCTGGTGATCGGCGGCGCTCTGGCCAATGCGCTCGACCGAGTGATCTACCCCGGCGTGCTCGACTTTCTCAACATGTCGTGCTGCGGCTTCACCAACCCTTTCCTGTTCAACCTCGCGGATGTGTTCATCTTTGCCGGGGCCTTCGGGTTGATCCTCTGGACGGGTGAGAAAAAGGCGGCTGACGAGGGCCGCGAAACGCGTTAG
- the purH gene encoding bifunctional phosphoribosylaminoimidazolecarboxamide formyltransferase/IMP cyclohydrolase, producing the protein MSDLQPIRRALFSVSDKAGLVELAELLSQRGIEILSTGGSAGMLREAGIAVKDVADLTGFPEMMDGRVKTLHPRVHGGLLALRDNDEHVAAMGEHGIEPIDLLVVNLYPFEATVARGADYDTCIENIDIGGPAMIRAAAKNHAFVNVVTDVEDYAALVDELEANDGQTTLAFRQRLAQTAYARTAAYDAAVSTWMAGAIGEETPRRRAFAGTLASTMRYGENPHQAAAFYTDGTNRPGVATAAQHQGKALSYNNINDTDAAFELVSEFAPEGGPACAIIKHANPCGVATGATLEEAYRRAFDCDRTSAFGGIIALNGKLDGATARAISEIFTEVVIAPEADDEAKEVFAAKKNLRLLTTGALADPRAAMLTYRQVSGGMLVQDKDVGHIAKDELKVVTKVQPTDAQLNDLLFAWTVAKHVKSNAIIYVKDGATVGVGAGQMSRVDSSRIAARKSLDMAEALGLSEPLAKGSVVASDAFFPFADGLMAAVEAGATAVIQPGGSMRDDEVIAAADEAGIAMVFTGMRHFRH; encoded by the coding sequence CGCCGCGCGCTGTTTTCCGTTTCCGACAAGGCGGGGCTGGTGGAGCTGGCCGAGCTGCTGTCGCAGCGCGGGATCGAAATTCTCTCGACCGGCGGCAGCGCCGGAATGCTGCGTGAAGCCGGTATCGCGGTGAAGGACGTGGCCGATCTTACCGGCTTTCCCGAGATGATGGATGGCCGGGTGAAAACCCTGCATCCCCGCGTGCATGGCGGCTTGCTGGCGCTGCGCGACAACGACGAGCATGTGGCTGCGATGGGAGAGCACGGAATCGAGCCGATCGACCTGCTTGTGGTCAACCTCTACCCCTTCGAGGCCACCGTGGCCCGGGGCGCCGATTATGACACCTGCATCGAGAATATCGACATCGGCGGCCCGGCGATGATCCGCGCCGCAGCGAAGAACCATGCCTTCGTGAACGTGGTGACGGATGTGGAGGACTACGCCGCGCTGGTAGACGAGCTGGAGGCCAATGATGGCCAGACCACCCTCGCCTTCCGCCAGCGCCTTGCGCAAACCGCCTACGCCCGCACGGCGGCCTATGACGCGGCCGTCAGCACCTGGATGGCGGGCGCCATCGGCGAAGAGACCCCGCGCCGCCGCGCCTTTGCCGGAACGCTGGCCTCCACCATGCGCTACGGCGAAAACCCGCATCAGGCGGCTGCCTTCTATACCGACGGCACGAACCGCCCCGGCGTGGCCACCGCCGCGCAGCATCAGGGCAAGGCGCTGAGCTACAACAACATCAACGACACCGATGCGGCCTTCGAGCTGGTCAGCGAGTTCGCCCCCGAGGGCGGCCCGGCCTGCGCGATCATCAAGCACGCCAACCCCTGCGGCGTGGCGACGGGCGCAACGCTGGAAGAGGCCTACCGGCGCGCCTTCGATTGCGACCGCACCTCCGCCTTCGGCGGGATCATCGCGCTGAACGGCAAGCTCGACGGCGCAACCGCGCGGGCAATCAGCGAGATCTTCACCGAGGTCGTCATTGCCCCCGAGGCCGATGACGAGGCCAAGGAGGTCTTTGCGGCCAAGAAGAACCTGCGCCTGCTGACCACCGGCGCACTGGCCGACCCACGCGCGGCGATGCTGACCTATCGGCAGGTGAGTGGCGGGATGCTGGTGCAGGACAAGGACGTGGGTCACATCGCCAAGGACGAGCTGAAGGTTGTCACCAAGGTGCAGCCGACCGACGCCCAGCTCAACGACCTGCTCTTTGCATGGACCGTGGCCAAACACGTGAAGTCCAACGCGATCATCTACGTCAAGGATGGCGCCACCGTGGGCGTTGGCGCCGGGCAGATGAGCCGGGTGGACAGCTCGCGCATCGCTGCCCGCAAGAGCCTCGACATGGCCGAGGCGCTGGGCCTCTCCGAGCCGCTGGCCAAGGGCTCCGTCGTGGCCTCCGATGCCTTCTTTCCCTTTGCCGACGGGCTGATGGCCGCGGTTGAAGCGGGCGCAACGGCAGTGATCCAGCCGGGCGGCTCCATGCGTGACGACGAGGTGATCGCCGCGGCCGACGAGGCCGGGATCGCCATGGTCTTCACCGGCATGCGGCACTTTCGTCACTGA